One Chloroflexota bacterium DNA segment encodes these proteins:
- a CDS encoding glycosyltransferase family 4 protein, with the protein MKVLYIASGIRVPGAFGGAIHTTEVAQGLAQLGVEMHVVTRPAQGQRRKPWQLPKRQIGAITWYEADLPKPLSLLGYSAIARLVRELRPDAVMERYYNFAGAGILAAARQGIPTLLEVNALIVDPPQVRKRQLDDGLAWLLPGKHGPMRRWAAWQCRHSTKIVTPLHTTVPPEIERSRIVELPWGANVQAFSPQTQAPAQPVFVFLGSFRHWHGVTDFIRAAIRLIEQGSPARFLLIGSGPEQAEAQRLAAAYAERFEWAGAVAHEEVPGLLARASVGVAPFNPARHPALQAAGFFWSPLKIYEYMAAGLPVVTANIPPLDTIIRPQREGGLFEAGNINDLARVMQAVANDPQRQQWGLNARQRVVEHYSWEQHCQALQQLLQTMIKERP; encoded by the coding sequence GTGAAAGTCTTGTATATCGCCAGCGGCATTCGCGTGCCTGGTGCATTTGGTGGCGCAATTCATACAACCGAAGTTGCCCAAGGCTTGGCCCAACTTGGGGTTGAAATGCATGTCGTGACGCGGCCAGCTCAAGGCCAGCGCCGCAAACCATGGCAACTGCCGAAGCGACAAATCGGGGCCATTACGTGGTACGAGGCCGATCTACCCAAGCCCTTGAGTTTACTCGGCTACTCAGCAATTGCGCGGCTTGTACGTGAATTGCGGCCCGATGCAGTGATGGAGCGCTACTACAATTTTGCGGGGGCTGGCATTTTGGCAGCGGCTCGCCAAGGGATTCCAACGCTTTTGGAAGTCAATGCCTTGATTGTTGACCCACCCCAAGTGCGTAAGCGCCAACTTGATGATGGGCTGGCTTGGCTTTTGCCAGGCAAGCATGGCCCGATGCGGCGCTGGGCTGCTTGGCAATGTCGCCATAGCACCAAGATTGTGACTCCATTGCATACAACCGTGCCGCCAGAAATTGAACGCAGCCGGATTGTCGAGTTGCCTTGGGGCGCAAATGTTCAGGCATTTAGCCCGCAGACCCAAGCGCCAGCCCAACCAGTGTTTGTCTTTCTTGGCTCGTTTCGCCATTGGCATGGGGTGACCGATTTTATTCGCGCAGCGATTCGGTTGATTGAACAAGGTAGTCCAGCGCGATTTTTATTAATTGGCAGTGGGCCAGAACAAGCCGAAGCCCAACGTTTGGCCGCAGCGTATGCCGAGCGTTTTGAATGGGCGGGAGCCGTAGCTCATGAAGAAGTGCCAGGGTTATTAGCCCGTGCCAGCGTTGGAGTTGCGCCGTTCAATCCAGCGCGGCATCCAGCTTTGCAAGCGGCAGGCTTCTTTTGGTCACCGCTGAAAATTTACGAATATATGGCGGCTGGTCTACCAGTAGTGACGGCCAATATTCCGCCGCTGGATACAATTATTCGGCCTCAGCGAGAAGGCGGATTGTTTGAGGCTGGCAATATCAACGACCTTGCTCGCGTCATGCAAGCAGTTGCCAACGACCCGCAACGCCAACAATGGGGCTTGAATGCCCGCCAACGGGTGGTTGAACATTATTCATGGGAGCAACATTGCCAAGCTTTGCAGCAATTATTGCAAACCATGATTAAGGAGCGGCCATGA
- a CDS encoding N-acetylmuramoyl-L-alanine amidase codes for MTDANQPLHDEPLPEFDLPDPKDAMPHEDTLSEEGTRGVVPVDQFLYVGQGLKADEFTHYVDTYDFGAVPPNFVVLHHTAVPSTTAAPYPSGWRWDNQEAGLSEGQIYRKRLKQLETLREYYRTSAGWDRGPHLFIDETWIWLFTPMYDQGIHAAQGNGYRDSKGTLQYSIGIEVCGYFEKTQWSAPVAALVGHAVAVLKRKLNSFEIRYQKFGGGISSHRDYNKPSCPGAAITESYYISTIQNAFDRLSNVQSTPIADSPITTNTSLLSATPSGSREKAIAFIRKSLPDNSEYKNDVETIMGYYWVYAPSVGLDPFLAASQCIFETAGLTSGWAARPKRNPAGLGVRQEGGLSFSTWDGAVQAHIGQLLALALRDDEANQAQKTMMAANPRHSKIPANLRGVAKTLAGLSNNWTDDADYANKFATRAEAIRKG; via the coding sequence ATGACTGATGCCAATCAACCGCTGCACGACGAACCCTTACCCGAATTTGATTTGCCTGACCCCAAAGATGCGATGCCGCATGAAGATACGCTCAGCGAGGAAGGCACGCGCGGGGTCGTGCCTGTTGACCAGTTTTTATATGTCGGTCAGGGTCTGAAAGCCGATGAATTTACCCATTACGTTGATACTTATGACTTTGGAGCTGTGCCGCCTAACTTTGTGGTATTGCACCATACCGCTGTACCAAGCACCACCGCCGCACCCTACCCATCAGGCTGGCGCTGGGATAACCAAGAAGCTGGTTTGAGTGAAGGCCAAATTTACCGCAAACGCCTCAAACAGCTCGAAACCCTGCGCGAATACTATCGCACCAGCGCTGGCTGGGATCGTGGCCCACACTTATTTATCGATGAAACATGGATTTGGTTGTTCACTCCAATGTATGATCAAGGGATTCACGCCGCGCAAGGTAATGGCTATCGCGATAGTAAAGGCACATTGCAATATTCAATCGGCATCGAAGTTTGTGGTTACTTTGAAAAAACGCAGTGGTCGGCTCCAGTTGCCGCCTTGGTTGGCCATGCGGTGGCAGTGCTCAAACGCAAATTAAACAGTTTTGAGATTCGCTATCAGAAATTTGGTGGTGGCATTTCATCGCACCGCGATTACAATAAACCTTCATGTCCAGGCGCAGCAATCACCGAATCGTATTACATCAGCACGATTCAAAATGCCTTTGATCGTTTAAGCAATGTTCAAAGCACCCCAATTGCTGATAGCCCAATCACTACTAATACATCGTTGTTGAGCGCAACGCCCTCAGGCAGCCGCGAAAAGGCGATCGCTTTTATTCGCAAAAGCCTACCCGATAATTCCGAATATAAGAACGATGTCGAGACGATTATGGGATATTACTGGGTCTATGCTCCTAGTGTCGGGCTTGATCCCTTTTTGGCTGCATCACAATGTATTTTTGAAACCGCTGGCTTGACCTCGGGCTGGGCTGCACGGCCAAAACGCAATCCGGCTGGTTTGGGCGTGCGCCAAGAGGGTGGCCTTTCGTTCAGCACTTGGGATGGAGCAGTTCAAGCGCATATTGGCCAATTATTGGCCTTAGCTCTACGTGATGATGAGGCTAATCAAGCCCAAAAAACCATGATGGCCGCCAATCCACGCCATAGCAAAATTCCGGCTAATTTGCGTGGAGTTGCCAAAACGTTGGCTGGCTTGAGCAATAATTGGACTGATGATGCCGATTATGCCAACAAGTTTGCTACTCGTGCCGAAGCCATTCGCAAAGGGTAA
- the ubiA gene encoding putative 4-hydroxybenzoate polyprenyltransferase has translation MTSLRQTLHQTAINIKVEHTVFALPFAYLGLFLANKQFPGWQPLILVTLAMVAARTAAMSFNRYLDRHFDARNPRTSIRPIPAGTLSATSVLVVGLVSLAVLVISAGLLNPLCLLLSPIALIALTGYSYMKRFTWLCHFGLGFTDAIAPAGGWLAVDPNFRLSMILLAAAVGIWIAGFDLIYACQDVDFDRKEGLHSLPARFSIATSLRVAKICHIAMIGLLLAVGVSLSLSWPFYVGVAAAAGLLVYEHSLINPRDLSKIDIAFFNVNSYIAGVLFLFTLTSLYVGN, from the coding sequence ATGACAAGTTTACGCCAAACCTTGCACCAAACCGCGATCAATATCAAGGTAGAACACACGGTTTTTGCCCTACCCTTCGCTTATTTGGGTCTGTTTTTAGCCAATAAACAGTTCCCTGGTTGGCAACCACTGATTTTGGTAACTTTAGCGATGGTGGCGGCACGCACCGCCGCAATGTCCTTTAATCGCTATCTCGATCGCCATTTTGATGCCCGTAATCCGCGCACGAGCATTCGGCCAATTCCGGCTGGGACACTTTCGGCTACATCAGTCTTAGTTGTTGGGTTGGTTTCGTTGGCGGTGTTGGTGATTTCGGCTGGCTTGTTAAATCCATTGTGTTTGCTGCTTTCGCCGATTGCGTTAATTGCGCTGACAGGTTATTCCTACATGAAGCGCTTTACGTGGTTGTGCCACTTTGGTTTAGGTTTTACTGATGCCATTGCACCTGCTGGCGGTTGGCTGGCAGTTGATCCCAATTTTCGGCTTTCGATGATTTTGTTAGCGGCAGCAGTGGGTATTTGGATTGCTGGCTTCGATTTAATCTACGCCTGCCAAGATGTTGACTTTGATCGCAAGGAAGGTTTACACTCGTTGCCTGCGCGTTTTAGCATTGCCACCTCACTGCGTGTCGCCAAAATTTGCCATATTGCCATGATTGGTTTGCTCTTGGCGGTGGGAGTTTCATTAAGCCTAAGTTGGCCGTTTTACGTTGGGGTTGCGGCGGCAGCAGGCTTGTTGGTCTATGAGCATAGCTTAATCAACCCCCGCGACCTTTCTAAAATTGATATTGCCTTTTTCAATGTGAATAGCTATATTGCTGGCGTGCTCTTTCTGTTTACGCTCACCAGTTTGTATGTTGGCAACTAG
- the serC gene encoding 3-phosphoserine/phosphohydroxythreonine transaminase, whose translation MTVYNFNAGPAILPPSVLSQAQEELRDFAGTGISVMETSHRAKEFEAVNNEVEARFKALLGIESGYRVLLLQGGASTQFAMIPMNFLGADQVADYIITGTWAEKARDEAQKIGKVHIAATTEAENHNRIPSQAELQFSENPVYVHLTTNNTIYGTQWQSTPETNGVPIVADMSSDIFSRPFDASKFGLVYAGAQKNLGPSGVTVVLIREDWLDKGAKNVPTMLRYSTHAKNNSLYNTPPTFGVYMLNLVLAWIQEQGGLAGMAAYNTRKANVVYNAIDNSGGFYRGHAVADSRSQMNVTFNLPNQELEKQFLAEAKAQGMIGLPGHRSVGGVRASIYNAMSIEGVEALASFMAHFAAKQG comes from the coding sequence ATGACGGTCTACAATTTCAATGCCGGTCCTGCGATTTTGCCACCCAGTGTTTTGAGCCAAGCCCAAGAAGAACTTCGCGATTTTGCGGGCACTGGTATTTCGGTGATGGAAACCAGCCATCGCGCCAAAGAATTCGAAGCGGTTAATAACGAAGTCGAAGCGAGGTTTAAGGCTTTACTTGGCATCGAAAGCGGCTATCGGGTCTTGTTGCTACAAGGCGGAGCCAGCACTCAATTTGCCATGATTCCCATGAATTTCTTGGGAGCCGATCAGGTTGCTGATTACATCATCACGGGCACATGGGCCGAAAAAGCGCGTGATGAAGCCCAAAAAATCGGCAAGGTGCATATTGCAGCTACCACCGAAGCCGAAAATCACAACCGTATCCCCAGCCAAGCTGAACTGCAATTCAGCGAAAATCCAGTTTATGTGCACTTAACCACCAACAACACGATTTATGGCACGCAATGGCAGAGCACCCCAGAAACCAACGGCGTGCCGATTGTGGCCGATATGAGCAGCGATATTTTCTCGCGGCCTTTCGATGCCAGTAAGTTTGGCTTGGTCTATGCTGGAGCACAAAAAAATCTTGGGCCTTCAGGGGTAACGGTGGTGCTGATTCGCGAAGATTGGCTGGATAAAGGCGCAAAGAACGTGCCTACGATGTTGCGCTATAGCACCCACGCCAAAAATAATTCACTCTATAACACCCCACCAACTTTTGGGGTCTATATGCTTAACCTCGTTCTAGCTTGGATTCAAGAGCAAGGCGGTTTGGCGGGCATGGCAGCATACAACACCCGTAAAGCCAATGTTGTTTATAACGCGATCGATAATTCGGGTGGTTTCTATCGCGGCCATGCCGTTGCTGATAGCCGCTCACAAATGAATGTGACCTTCAATCTACCTAACCAAGAGCTTGAAAAGCAGTTCTTAGCCGAGGCTAAAGCCCAAGGGATGATCGGCTTGCCGGGCCATCGCTCGGTTGGCGGGGTGCGGGCCTCGATCTACAATGCCATGAGCATCGAAGGGGTTGAAGCCCTCGCCAGCTTTATGGCCCATTTTGCCGCCAAACAAGGCTAA
- a CDS encoding rhodanese-like domain-containing protein gives MELPLMVNVQQVKQQLQAGNDLVLLDVRTAAEFESVHIDGSLNVALDQIEQQRQQLSESLKHPVVLVCRSGNRARQAAALLQHVNLPNLHILEGGIQAWQAANEPVKQGRQRWALDRQVRGLAGSIVLFSMIGSLFWSPLRWVAAFMGAGLTYSALTDSCAMGMLLSKLPYNRQTTCQPSFTPMQNEVKA, from the coding sequence ATGGAATTACCCTTGATGGTCAATGTTCAACAAGTTAAGCAACAACTGCAAGCGGGGAATGATTTGGTGTTGCTTGATGTACGAACTGCTGCTGAATTTGAAAGTGTGCATATCGATGGAAGCTTGAATGTTGCTCTTGATCAAATCGAACAGCAACGCCAGCAACTGAGCGAAAGTCTCAAACATCCTGTGGTTTTAGTCTGTCGCAGTGGCAATCGGGCACGTCAAGCAGCGGCCTTATTACAGCATGTTAATTTGCCGAATTTACATATTCTAGAGGGCGGGATTCAAGCGTGGCAGGCTGCTAACGAGCCAGTGAAGCAAGGCCGCCAACGCTGGGCTTTGGATCGCCAAGTACGTGGCTTAGCAGGCAGTATTGTGCTGTTTAGCATGATTGGGAGCTTGTTTTGGTCGCCGCTGCGTTGGGTTGCCGCATTTATGGGTGCTGGCTTGACCTATTCGGCGCTGACTGACAGTTGTGCTATGGGTATGCTGCTTAGCAAGTTGCCCTACAATCGCCAAACCACCTGCCAGCCTAGCTTTACCCCCATGCAAAACGAGGTCAAAGCCTAG
- a CDS encoding homogentisate 1,2-dioxygenase yields MPFYHKLGNIPHKRHTQFRKPDGSLYSEQLMGTKGFSGVEALLYHHYPPTAILKVEDLGSTAITLEEDGALRHRHLKTFAHKPGGDPIGGRRMLLVNNDVRMGIVHPTEPQNYFYRNGEGDEMLFIHEGEGVLETIFGNIPYRRGDYLVIPIGTTYRVNTNGTPTKMLVLETMGEITTPNRYRNEHGQLLEHAPFCERDIRVPLELTPHDEKGEFAVHVRAHGRMTKHVLDHHPFDVVGWDGYLYPFAFNIEDFEPITGRVHQPPPVHQTFSGPNFVVCSFVPRLFDYHPEAIPAPYNHSNVESDEVLYYVEGNFMSRRGVDLGSITLHPSGMPHGPHPGTVEGSIGKAATEELAVMVDTFKPLYLTKEALNLEEPNYTYSWVNH; encoded by the coding sequence ATGCCCTTCTATCACAAACTTGGCAACATTCCACACAAGCGCCATACTCAATTTCGCAAGCCCGACGGTTCGCTGTATTCGGAACAGTTGATGGGTACAAAGGGATTTAGTGGGGTCGAGGCTCTGCTCTATCACCATTATCCACCAACTGCAATTCTCAAAGTCGAAGATCTCGGTTCAACCGCGATCACGCTTGAGGAAGATGGGGCATTACGCCATCGTCACCTCAAAACCTTTGCCCACAAGCCTGGTGGCGACCCCATCGGCGGGCGACGGATGTTGTTGGTCAACAATGATGTGCGCATGGGGATTGTGCACCCAACCGAGCCACAAAACTATTTCTATCGCAATGGCGAAGGCGATGAAATGTTGTTCATCCACGAGGGTGAGGGCGTGCTCGAAACGATTTTTGGTAATATTCCCTATCGCCGTGGCGATTACTTGGTGATTCCAATTGGTACAACCTATCGGGTGAACACCAATGGCACGCCAACCAAGATGCTGGTACTCGAAACGATGGGCGAAATTACCACGCCCAATCGCTATCGCAACGAACATGGCCAATTGCTGGAGCATGCACCGTTTTGCGAACGTGATATTCGTGTGCCGCTGGAACTTACGCCGCACGACGAGAAAGGCGAATTTGCCGTGCATGTGCGGGCACATGGCCGCATGACCAAGCATGTGCTCGATCACCATCCTTTTGATGTAGTTGGCTGGGATGGCTATCTCTATCCATTTGCCTTTAATATTGAAGATTTCGAGCCAATTACTGGGCGCGTGCACCAACCACCACCAGTCCACCAAACCTTCAGTGGGCCAAATTTTGTGGTATGCTCGTTTGTGCCACGCCTGTTCGATTATCATCCTGAGGCAATTCCAGCACCGTACAATCACTCCAACGTTGAGAGCGATGAAGTGCTGTATTATGTCGAAGGTAACTTTATGTCGCGGCGTGGGGTGGATCTTGGTTCGATCACCTTGCACCCATCGGGCATGCCGCATGGGCCGCATCCAGGTACGGTTGAGGGGTCAATTGGCAAGGCTGCGACCGAAGAATTGGCCGTGATGGTCGATACCTTCAAGCCGCTGTATCTCACCAAAGAAGCCTTAAACCTCGAAGAGCCAAATTACACCTATTCATGGGTCAACCACTAA
- a CDS encoding ATP-binding cassette domain-containing protein encodes MQPEYAIRTVNLQRTYKTKERVLKALDGVDLAVRPGELFGFLGPNGAGKTTTIKILTTLLLPTGGTAEVWGFDVLHEADAVRRHINMVSGGESSGYGLLTVRENLWMFTQFHGMDSKLANKRIDELLEVMGLADRAKTRVSFLSTGLRQKMNYIRGLLTDPDVLFLDEPTLGLDVEAARTLRNYTRHWLDTNPGKTVVLTTHYMQEADELCDRVAIISGGTILSCDTPTSLKHSLQEDVVFRLFTTPVNPAFLQAVEQIAGVQSISQRSGDQRDELSLILRDDAILPQVLSQLAAHNAGLLSLEKRQPTLEDVFVNLVGHSLSESEASA; translated from the coding sequence ATGCAGCCTGAATATGCCATTCGAACCGTCAATTTGCAACGAACCTATAAAACCAAAGAACGGGTCTTGAAGGCGCTTGATGGGGTTGATTTAGCAGTGCGGCCAGGCGAATTATTTGGTTTTCTCGGGCCAAACGGCGCTGGCAAAACCACCACAATCAAAATTTTAACCACCCTATTATTGCCAACTGGCGGCACTGCCGAAGTTTGGGGCTTCGATGTGCTGCATGAAGCCGATGCAGTCCGCCGCCATATCAATATGGTTTCGGGCGGCGAATCGTCGGGCTATGGGTTGTTGACCGTGCGCGAAAATTTGTGGATGTTTACCCAGTTTCATGGCATGGATAGCAAACTCGCCAATAAGCGCATTGACGAATTACTCGAAGTCATGGGCTTGGCTGATCGGGCTAAAACTCGCGTGAGTTTTCTTTCGACAGGCTTGCGCCAAAAAATGAACTATATTCGTGGTTTATTGACCGATCCTGATGTGTTGTTTCTTGATGAGCCAACGCTTGGGTTGGATGTTGAGGCGGCTCGCACGCTGCGCAACTACACCCGCCATTGGCTCGATACTAATCCAGGCAAAACCGTGGTGCTAACCACCCACTATATGCAAGAAGCCGACGAATTATGTGATCGGGTAGCAATTATCAGCGGCGGCACGATTCTCTCGTGCGATACACCAACCAGCCTCAAACATTCGCTTCAAGAAGATGTGGTGTTTCGCTTATTCACCACACCCGTAAATCCGGCCTTTTTGCAAGCAGTTGAGCAAATTGCGGGCGTGCAAAGCATCAGCCAACGCAGCGGCGATCAACGCGATGAATTAAGCCTGATTCTGCGTGATGATGCGATTTTGCCCCAAGTGTTGAGCCAACTGGCCGCGCATAATGCCGGTTTGTTATCGCTCGAAAAACGCCAACCAACCCTTGAAGATGTGTTTGTCAACCTCGTTGGCCACTCATTATCAGAAAGTGAGGCCAGTGCATGA
- a CDS encoding ABC transporter permease, with translation MSVILDKHTAVERQPNPRRGKGPSAFTIFWRSVIGRAYPRIIGTQRELSWLFFDIFLPFMATMSYVLVYEAIGAPASYKGLVLVGGAMTAFWLNVLWSMAMQLYWDKEQGNLQLYMLAPTSRMAILTGMALGGLFATTIRAAIILIGGSLIFGIRYQATNWFALVGIFFLSLIALYGLGMLLSSIFLVYGRGAWQMTAALQEPVFFVSGFHFPVKALGTVVATGASVVPLTLGLDAMRQLLFPEMMQQFQFLSVGTEAAILAGLALGFGLVARWALLRMERKSRQDGRLTERGN, from the coding sequence ATGAGCGTGATTCTCGATAAACATACAGCGGTTGAACGTCAACCAAACCCACGCCGTGGCAAAGGGCCAAGCGCTTTTACAATCTTTTGGCGCTCAGTCATTGGGCGAGCTTATCCACGGATCATCGGCACGCAACGCGAACTAAGTTGGTTGTTTTTCGATATCTTTTTGCCGTTTATGGCCACCATGTCGTATGTGTTGGTTTACGAGGCGATTGGTGCGCCTGCATCCTACAAGGGCTTGGTATTGGTCGGCGGAGCCATGACTGCCTTTTGGCTGAATGTGCTTTGGTCGATGGCCATGCAGTTGTATTGGGATAAAGAGCAGGGCAATTTGCAACTGTATATGCTGGCCCCAACCTCGCGCATGGCAATTTTAACGGGCATGGCCTTGGGTGGCTTGTTTGCAACAACGATTCGCGCCGCAATTATTTTGATTGGCGGCTCGTTGATCTTTGGCATTCGCTATCAAGCCACCAATTGGTTTGCCTTGGTCGGCATTTTCTTCTTGTCGCTGATTGCCTTGTATGGTTTGGGCATGCTGCTCAGCTCTATTTTCTTGGTTTATGGGCGCGGCGCTTGGCAAATGACTGCCGCCTTGCAAGAGCCAGTTTTCTTTGTTTCCGGCTTTCACTTTCCCGTCAAAGCGCTGGGCACGGTCGTCGCAACTGGAGCTTCGGTTGTGCCGTTGACCTTGGGTCTTGATGCAATGCGCCAATTGCTGTTCCCTGAAATGATGCAGCAATTTCAATTTTTGAGTGTTGGCACAGAAGCCGCGATTTTGGCTGGCCTAGCCTTGGGCTTTGGCCTTGTGGCACGCTGGGCTTTGCTGCGCATGGAGCGCAAATCACGCCAAGATGGCCGCCTAACCGAGCGAGGCAATTAA
- a CDS encoding ABC transporter permease, with protein sequence MQRFLQAFRVGFWLGWKTESNWTNPLFYILWSLLVPMSNGLIMTMMLRVLQRTGNVNGADLLPYVFIGTVVYSIVALLLDSMAWAVLEDRERMGMLKYIAITPSSMYGYLWGRGFAKVSVNFLAVPLTLTFGALVLDIPIQLSTIDWPLLLAVVVLGLLIVTFAAQILAGVTLMIARHAGFVGQAVSGALYLFTGALFPITVLPIWMQTIARAVPLTYWLEGMRRALWVDARNPAYKTGLEQLSTSNLLLILVGAAVAMAVISIPLQRRAEHRAKEKGLLDMNTAY encoded by the coding sequence ATGCAGCGATTTTTGCAGGCGTTTCGGGTGGGCTTTTGGTTGGGCTGGAAAACCGAAAGTAACTGGACGAATCCGCTTTTTTATATTTTGTGGTCATTGTTAGTGCCAATGTCGAATGGTTTGATTATGACCATGATGCTGCGGGTGTTGCAGCGCACTGGCAATGTGAATGGGGCCGATCTGTTGCCCTACGTGTTTATTGGCACTGTGGTGTATTCGATTGTGGCTTTGTTGCTCGATAGCATGGCATGGGCGGTACTCGAAGATCGCGAACGAATGGGCATGCTCAAATATATTGCGATCACGCCATCGTCGATGTATGGCTATTTGTGGGGCCGTGGCTTTGCCAAAGTTTCAGTCAATTTCTTGGCAGTGCCGCTCACCTTGACCTTTGGCGCATTAGTGCTCGATATTCCAATTCAGCTAAGCACGATCGATTGGCCGTTGCTGCTAGCAGTTGTCGTACTTGGTTTATTGATTGTCACCTTTGCCGCCCAGATTTTGGCTGGCGTGACGTTGATGATCGCCCGCCATGCAGGTTTTGTCGGTCAAGCAGTTTCCGGGGCGCTATACCTTTTTACCGGAGCCTTATTTCCAATCACGGTGCTACCGATTTGGATGCAAACGATTGCTCGCGCTGTGCCGTTAACCTATTGGCTTGAGGGCATGCGCCGTGCTTTATGGGTCGATGCACGCAATCCAGCCTATAAAACCGGGCTTGAGCAATTGAGCACCAGCAATCTACTATTAATTTTGGTTGGCGCAGCCGTGGCAATGGCGGTAATTTCGATTCCATTGCAGCGCCGCGCCGAGCATCGAGCCAAAGAAAAAGGCTTATTGGATATGAACACGGCCTACTAA
- a CDS encoding zinc-binding dehydrogenase, translating into MSEQPAFDPTIIRSKALIISDYSGDLAKLELVERSLRPLKPHEVLVKVAATPINPSDMMFINGVYGITKPLPAVPGFEGSGTIVSTGDQLYSKVLLGKRVSFATQSPDDDGAWADYVIVAARQCLPLADSLSFEQAASAIVNPVSAWALLEIARQRNAKALVQTAAASQLGRMLVRLAQREKITLINIVRRPEQVELLRVLGAEYVLNSNSSDFAEELASLCAAQQANLAFDAVGGELVGQVLKAMPKGSTLMVYGALADGACQIDPRSLIFENKHVTGFWLTDWISQINPLNFARITKNIQKLLIDELASTIQGRFKLSEAQNALELYQKNMTGGKVLFTP; encoded by the coding sequence ATGAGCGAACAACCAGCGTTTGATCCGACGATTATTCGTAGCAAAGCCTTGATTATTAGCGATTATAGCGGCGATTTGGCCAAACTTGAGCTTGTCGAGCGCAGTTTACGCCCACTCAAGCCGCATGAAGTCTTAGTCAAAGTCGCTGCCACCCCGATCAATCCCTCAGATATGATGTTTATCAATGGTGTTTATGGTATCACAAAGCCGCTGCCTGCCGTGCCTGGCTTCGAAGGTAGTGGCACAATTGTGAGCACTGGTGATCAATTATATAGCAAAGTGCTGCTGGGCAAGCGGGTTTCGTTTGCCACCCAATCGCCCGATGATGATGGCGCGTGGGCTGATTATGTGATTGTGGCGGCGCGTCAATGTCTGCCCTTGGCTGATAGCCTGAGTTTTGAGCAAGCCGCCTCAGCGATTGTCAATCCAGTGAGTGCTTGGGCTTTGCTCGAAATTGCCCGTCAGCGCAATGCCAAAGCCTTAGTGCAAACCGCCGCTGCCAGCCAATTAGGCCGGATGTTGGTACGCTTAGCGCAACGCGAAAAAATAACCCTGATCAACATTGTGCGACGGCCAGAGCAGGTTGAATTATTGCGGGTTTTAGGGGCCGAGTATGTGCTTAATTCCAATAGCTCTGATTTTGCTGAGGAACTTGCCAGCCTATGCGCAGCCCAGCAAGCCAATTTGGCCTTTGATGCAGTCGGCGGGGAATTAGTTGGGCAAGTGCTCAAAGCGATGCCCAAGGGGAGCACGCTGATGGTGTATGGCGCATTGGCTGATGGTGCATGCCAAATCGATCCACGAAGCTTGATCTTTGAAAATAAACATGTGACGGGCTTTTGGCTGACCGATTGGATTAGCCAGATCAACCCTTTGAATTTTGCGCGGATTACCAAAAATATCCAAAAATTGTTGATTGATGAGCTGGCTTCAACGATTCAAGGGCGCTTCAAGCTTTCTGAAGCCCAAAACGCCCTTGAACTGTATCAAAAGAATATGACTGGTGGCAAAGTGTTGTTCACGCCTTAG
- a CDS encoding MarR family transcriptional regulator translates to MTTSREYAQQFIQLIDRTKRMPLDGAYAKIHELGLSHSHLRAMFILEHQPGLPMKDLAEALAMTPPSVTVLTRKLEASGLLERLPDQVDSRRVLLQLSADGSRMLAEMHNAHLDRFTQLLSGLSPSDQAQFLELMNRAVEALERMYREESEV, encoded by the coding sequence ATGACAACAAGCCGTGAATATGCCCAACAATTCATTCAATTGATCGATCGTACCAAGCGCATGCCCTTGGATGGAGCCTATGCCAAAATCCATGAGCTAGGGTTATCGCATTCGCATCTGCGGGCGATGTTTATTTTGGAGCACCAACCAGGCCTGCCGATGAAGGATTTGGCCGAAGCGTTGGCGATGACCCCACCTTCAGTCACGGTGCTCACCCGCAAGCTTGAGGCCAGTGGTCTACTCGAACGCCTGCCCGATCAGGTTGATAGTCGGCGGGTGTTGTTACAGCTGAGCGCTGATGGTTCGCGGATGCTCGCCGAGATGCACAATGCCCATCTTGATCGCTTTACCCAGCTACTGAGTGGGCTTTCGCCCAGCGATCAAGCCCAATTTTTGGAGCTGATGAATCGCGCGGTCGAGGCGTTAGAGCGGATGTATCGCGAGGAATCTGAGGTTTAA